Proteins found in one Thermaerobacter subterraneus DSM 13965 genomic segment:
- a CDS encoding AAA family ATPase, whose translation MSQVFELPAGAGPEGHRPLEQGSPGESGPGGQGGDPAAGRAEAAEVPGAGPGNGHPVRWHRLVLRGFGPFRDEVEFRCPEGLSHWVAPNESGKSTLLAGLVAVLFGLPGSNDPTRYGQARYRHWAGARRFEGELEFTAADGHRYRVVRDFERHRVRLLHLDGGRAVEVWTGTHNPAASRPAEGYEQALRRLLGVASRHVLLQVYCLEQPLPAPEGQGQRPGLAQEVQEMLAGAGTRSPSAALTWLLESIKGLTRATRDLGITTHNQRQDRAIEQLDAQIRQLETAIRRDRLAADDLEQVRQQLAELEQRRQGLRDELNRCRRRQEAWREWQRRVDRYRNRLERRLQMEQAAQQAGRLQADIALLEREETRRWPGWDALDRGGDGNPLSGLDRLQETERQVAALRQQQQEARARQRQAAARSLLAAWHRHHFLTQVGQAVVRLAGRVPRLAEAPAADLERLRDLPRQEAELQRQIAVFEAEERARREALDALEADEAAVADAYADVREWNVGVAAAALEMLQLKAEEQRRQAEAEHLQAEARRRRGLGIRVGLLAAGVTGMLAAVAGARSNLPGGAVAALAVVVALAAGALAWRLVAGGRPPVDPAGEEAFRRRLEDVSTRLGVWAGLPPEELARLERRYREWEARREELARRRAQLAMRQPGEVSRQLEEARARLDAMHRWATPFLAGRPLADLPRVLAWWEAVSRLGRQAEGEARTLAGRLWGREGGPGGPDGVGTGPAGSDGPGAWWRLAATVAAPGGGEAAGQVAAGLAAPLPPGRPAAATVQAGSGPAGSAEGAGTGPEAGPGTGAGAEPVPPESARILVEWLTGWDPLFWEEPALEAARWRRINERMAEWLAVLEASWDAGEGPDPAAVPAWPPAVVEQLERLESEGEQEALAAGGRAERLGRDLEAVEAEVGRLRQQWRVLLEPAGGDPGRAREEWLEYTRHRSRRREREKELEGLLSAWEVPNEEALRVRAAEERDAALLDLKAIEELARQDPDLELKDLDPDRAREALARLAAEEARLEAALEAANGTYRDLASREQSYLRDEPINIAQAELELAELRRQRDALQDELDALVLAYRHLEAAVEAYHGAYRQRLEDAASRYFSRLTGRPGRRVVLDGGFRVSVQEPDGTPVVPEQLSQGTRDQLYWSLRVAVADLLAGDVNIPFILDDPFVHWDDGRLGEARGIMDALAADRQVILLSHRQILATWGKAVEVRGGALGRDGGVDTATGRGGSGL comes from the coding sequence GTGAGCCAGGTCTTTGAGCTGCCGGCCGGAGCCGGTCCGGAAGGCCACCGGCCCCTGGAGCAAGGGTCCCCTGGGGAATCCGGCCCCGGTGGGCAGGGGGGGGACCCGGCGGCGGGCCGGGCGGAGGCTGCGGAGGTGCCCGGGGCGGGCCCCGGCAACGGGCATCCGGTTCGCTGGCACCGCCTGGTGCTGCGCGGCTTCGGACCCTTCCGCGACGAGGTGGAGTTCCGCTGCCCGGAGGGCCTGTCCCACTGGGTGGCGCCCAACGAATCGGGCAAGTCGACCCTTCTGGCAGGCCTGGTGGCGGTGCTCTTCGGGCTTCCGGGCTCCAACGACCCCACCCGGTACGGCCAGGCCCGCTACCGGCACTGGGCGGGAGCCCGCCGCTTCGAGGGCGAACTGGAGTTCACGGCCGCCGATGGCCACCGGTACCGCGTCGTACGGGATTTCGAGCGCCACCGGGTCCGCCTGCTGCACCTCGACGGCGGGCGGGCGGTCGAGGTATGGACTGGCACCCACAACCCGGCGGCCAGCCGGCCGGCCGAGGGGTACGAGCAGGCCCTGCGGCGGCTTTTGGGGGTAGCGTCCCGCCACGTGCTGCTCCAGGTCTACTGCCTGGAGCAGCCGCTGCCCGCACCGGAAGGCCAGGGGCAGCGCCCCGGCCTGGCCCAGGAAGTGCAGGAGATGCTGGCCGGCGCCGGGACCCGCTCGCCGTCGGCCGCTCTGACCTGGCTGCTCGAAAGCATCAAGGGGCTGACCCGGGCCACCCGGGACCTCGGCATCACGACCCACAACCAGCGGCAGGACCGGGCCATCGAACAGCTCGACGCCCAGATCCGCCAGCTGGAGACGGCCATTCGCCGTGACCGGCTGGCGGCCGACGACCTGGAACAGGTGCGGCAGCAACTGGCGGAGCTGGAGCAGCGCCGCCAGGGGCTCCGGGACGAGCTGAACCGCTGCCGGCGACGCCAGGAGGCCTGGAGGGAGTGGCAGCGGCGGGTTGACCGCTACCGCAACCGCCTGGAGCGACGGTTGCAGATGGAACAGGCGGCTCAACAGGCCGGGCGGCTGCAGGCCGACATCGCCCTGCTGGAGCGGGAGGAGACCCGCCGCTGGCCCGGCTGGGATGCGTTGGACCGCGGCGGGGACGGGAATCCCCTCTCGGGCCTGGACCGCCTCCAGGAGACGGAAAGGCAGGTGGCGGCCCTCCGGCAGCAGCAGCAGGAGGCCAGGGCCCGCCAGCGCCAGGCGGCGGCCCGCTCGCTGCTGGCGGCCTGGCATCGCCATCACTTCCTGACCCAGGTAGGCCAGGCGGTGGTCCGCCTTGCCGGCCGGGTACCCCGCCTGGCCGAGGCCCCGGCGGCCGATCTGGAGCGACTGCGGGACCTGCCCCGCCAGGAGGCGGAGCTGCAGCGCCAGATCGCGGTGTTCGAGGCGGAGGAGCGGGCACGGCGAGAGGCGCTGGACGCACTGGAGGCCGATGAGGCGGCCGTCGCCGATGCCTACGCCGACGTGCGGGAGTGGAATGTCGGCGTAGCCGCCGCAGCGCTGGAGATGCTCCAGCTGAAGGCGGAGGAGCAGCGCCGGCAGGCTGAGGCGGAGCACCTGCAGGCGGAAGCGCGGCGGCGGCGAGGCCTGGGGATTCGGGTTGGTCTTCTGGCGGCCGGCGTGACGGGAATGCTGGCGGCGGTGGCCGGTGCAAGGAGCAACCTCCCAGGCGGGGCCGTAGCGGCCCTGGCCGTGGTGGTGGCCCTGGCCGCCGGGGCTCTCGCCTGGCGGCTGGTGGCGGGTGGCCGGCCGCCTGTCGACCCGGCCGGTGAGGAAGCTTTTCGCCGCCGTCTCGAGGATGTCAGCACCCGGCTGGGCGTCTGGGCCGGCCTGCCGCCGGAAGAGCTGGCGAGGCTGGAGCGGCGCTACCGGGAATGGGAGGCCCGACGCGAAGAGCTGGCCAGGCGCCGCGCCCAGCTGGCGATGCGCCAGCCCGGCGAGGTGAGCCGGCAGCTGGAAGAAGCTCGGGCCCGCCTGGATGCCATGCACCGGTGGGCAACCCCCTTCCTGGCAGGTCGCCCCTTGGCCGATCTACCCCGGGTGCTGGCCTGGTGGGAGGCGGTGAGCCGGCTGGGCCGCCAGGCGGAAGGCGAGGCCCGGACCCTGGCCGGCCGGTTGTGGGGCCGGGAGGGGGGGCCGGGTGGCCCGGACGGCGTTGGAACCGGGCCGGCTGGTTCAGACGGGCCGGGAGCGTGGTGGCGGCTGGCGGCCACGGTTGCCGCCCCCGGCGGCGGCGAGGCGGCGGGCCAGGTGGCGGCCGGGCTGGCCGCGCCCCTCCCGCCCGGTCGCCCGGCGGCCGCCACGGTCCAGGCGGGAAGCGGCCCGGCCGGGTCCGCGGAGGGGGCCGGGACCGGGCCCGAAGCCGGCCCTGGTACGGGAGCCGGGGCGGAGCCGGTTCCTCCCGAGAGCGCCCGGATCCTGGTGGAATGGCTCACTGGCTGGGACCCCCTGTTCTGGGAGGAGCCGGCCCTGGAGGCTGCCCGCTGGCGCCGCATCAATGAGCGGATGGCGGAATGGCTGGCCGTTCTCGAGGCCAGCTGGGATGCCGGGGAAGGGCCCGATCCTGCGGCCGTGCCAGCCTGGCCGCCCGCCGTGGTGGAGCAACTGGAGCGCCTGGAGTCCGAGGGCGAGCAGGAGGCGCTGGCGGCCGGGGGCAGGGCGGAGCGCCTGGGCCGGGACCTGGAGGCGGTCGAGGCGGAGGTCGGCCGCCTGCGCCAGCAGTGGCGCGTTCTCCTGGAGCCTGCGGGCGGGGATCCCGGGCGGGCCCGGGAGGAGTGGCTGGAGTATACGCGCCACCGGAGCCGGCGGCGGGAGAGGGAAAAGGAGCTGGAAGGGCTGCTCTCCGCCTGGGAGGTGCCCAATGAAGAGGCCCTCCGGGTGCGGGCGGCCGAGGAGCGGGATGCCGCCCTCCTCGATCTGAAGGCCATCGAGGAGCTGGCGCGGCAGGATCCCGACCTCGAACTGAAGGACCTTGACCCGGACCGGGCCAGGGAGGCCCTGGCCCGGCTGGCGGCCGAAGAAGCCAGGCTGGAGGCGGCGCTGGAAGCCGCGAACGGCACGTACCGCGACCTGGCCTCCAGGGAGCAGTCTTACCTGCGGGACGAGCCCATCAACATCGCTCAGGCGGAACTTGAGCTGGCGGAACTGCGCCGGCAGCGGGACGCCCTTCAGGACGAGCTGGATGCCCTGGTACTTGCCTATCGCCACCTGGAGGCCGCGGTGGAGGCGTATCACGGGGCCTACCGCCAGCGGCTTGAGGATGCAGCGAGCCGCTACTTCAGCCGGCTGACCGGCCGGCCGGGCCGCCGGGTGGTCCTCGACGGGGGATTCCGGGTCTCCGTCCAGGAACCCGACGGTACGCCGGTGGTGCCCGAGCAGCTCAGCCAGGGAACCCGCGACCAGCTCTACTGGTCCTTGAGGGTGGCCGTTGCCGATCTGCTCGCGGGCGACGTGAACATCCCCTTCATCCTGGACGACCCCTTCGTCCACTGGGACGACGGGCGCCTCGGTGAAGCCCGCGGGATCATGGACGCTCTCGCTGCGGACCGCCAGGTGATCCTGCTCTCCCACCGCCAGATCCTGGCCACCTGGGGCAAGGCCGTCGAGGTCCGCGGCGGGGCGCTGGGACGGGACGGCGGGGTCGACACCGCAACAGGCAGGGGAGGGTCGGGCCTGTGA
- a CDS encoding metallophosphoesterase family protein, producing the protein MFRILHLADLHLGWEPRFMAPDRAAERRRRRDRLLARAVDYALEASHQVGLVLIAGDLFETHRPPESLVQEVIGQLRRLEAAGVPVVTVPGNHDEITYHDSVYRRFAAAWPGVLVQNPLPEPVATLAVAGFPVHIYSLAYTGGVTPAGSPLTAFPRLDEPGLHVAVFHGTLGHWGGDRSLPLDREALARAGYDYVALGHIHQALEERLGRTPAVYAGAVEGKGFDDPGTGAFTLVEVEPGRGVVAVRREPVPVQPVETLRIDAGTFGSAAELGSYLASLAAPDRILRLELHGTPAFAVDGPALQAEHATRFFHLEIHDATEPVSWDDLLQWSREPTITGLFVRRLLDQLEGETEPRRRRVVERALRLGVQALMREGQAR; encoded by the coding sequence TTGTTTCGCATCCTGCACCTGGCGGATCTCCACCTGGGATGGGAACCGCGTTTCATGGCGCCGGACCGGGCCGCCGAGCGCCGGCGCCGCCGGGATCGCCTGCTGGCCCGGGCGGTGGATTACGCCCTTGAGGCCAGCCATCAGGTGGGCCTGGTGCTCATCGCCGGGGACCTGTTCGAAACCCACCGGCCGCCGGAGTCGCTGGTTCAGGAGGTCATCGGCCAGCTGCGGCGGCTGGAGGCCGCTGGGGTCCCCGTGGTGACCGTGCCCGGCAACCACGACGAGATCACCTACCATGACTCGGTGTACCGGCGCTTTGCCGCCGCCTGGCCGGGCGTGCTGGTCCAGAACCCCCTGCCGGAGCCCGTGGCGACCCTGGCCGTAGCCGGCTTTCCCGTCCACATCTACAGTCTTGCCTACACGGGCGGGGTCACACCGGCGGGAAGTCCCTTGACGGCTTTCCCTCGGCTGGACGAACCGGGCCTCCACGTGGCCGTGTTCCACGGCACCCTGGGGCACTGGGGCGGCGACCGCAGCCTGCCCCTGGACCGGGAGGCCCTGGCCCGGGCGGGGTACGACTACGTGGCCCTCGGCCACATCCACCAGGCCCTCGAGGAACGCCTGGGACGGACCCCCGCGGTGTATGCCGGCGCTGTGGAGGGCAAGGGGTTTGACGACCCTGGGACGGGGGCCTTTACCCTGGTGGAGGTGGAGCCGGGGCGGGGAGTGGTGGCCGTCCGGCGGGAGCCGGTCCCGGTGCAGCCGGTGGAGACCCTGCGCATCGACGCCGGCACCTTCGGCAGTGCCGCCGAACTGGGTTCCTACCTGGCCAGCCTGGCCGCGCCCGACCGGATCCTGCGTCTCGAGTTGCATGGCACACCGGCCTTCGCCGTCGACGGGCCCGCGCTGCAGGCCGAACACGCCACCCGGTTCTTCCACCTGGAGATCCACGACGCCACGGAGCCCGTCAGCTGGGACGACCTGTTGCAATGGTCCCGGGAACCGACCATCACCGGGCTGTTCGTGCGGCGTTTGCTGGATCAGCTGGAGGGCGAAACCGAACCCCGGCGGCGCCGGGTGGTGGAGCGGGCCTTGCGCCTGGGGGTCCAGGCGCTGATGCGGGAGGGACAGGCACGGTGA
- a CDS encoding glycerol-3-phosphate acyltransferase has product MGRGFAMAWPAEPAVPAWIWVVPLLGYLLGGVLPAEYLVRWRRGASPRELGDEPGTAGTWRQAGPAAGLAVFAFDFAKGLLPVALVDHLAGEGWWLVAAAAAPVAGHNWPLQRCLRPGGRGLASAIGATVYLAPGALIPALLAGCVVALWRRRTPWVGIVGFPLGLAFMLAGRLPGWRVLAAVAAMVTVGLRYLQWTRQRGRWI; this is encoded by the coding sequence ATGGGCCGGGGGTTCGCCATGGCCTGGCCGGCCGAACCGGCCGTGCCGGCGTGGATCTGGGTCGTCCCCCTGCTGGGGTATCTCCTGGGCGGGGTGCTGCCCGCGGAGTACCTGGTGCGGTGGCGCCGGGGCGCCTCGCCTCGGGAACTGGGGGACGAACCCGGCACCGCGGGCACCTGGCGCCAGGCCGGCCCGGCAGCGGGGCTGGCGGTATTCGCCTTCGATTTCGCCAAGGGGTTGCTGCCCGTGGCGCTGGTCGACCACCTGGCCGGGGAGGGATGGTGGCTGGTGGCTGCGGCGGCGGCTCCGGTGGCCGGCCACAACTGGCCGCTGCAGCGGTGCCTGCGGCCGGGGGGCCGGGGCCTGGCCAGTGCCATCGGCGCCACCGTGTACCTGGCACCCGGCGCCCTGATCCCTGCCCTGCTGGCCGGCTGCGTGGTGGCCTTGTGGCGCCGGCGGACGCCGTGGGTCGGCATCGTCGGCTTTCCCCTGGGCCTGGCGTTCATGCTGGCCGGCCGGTTGCCAGGGTGGAGGGTGCTGGCCGCGGTGGCGGCCATGGTGACCGTGGGGCTGCGCTACCTGCAATGGACCCGGCAACGGGGCCGCTGGATCTAG
- a CDS encoding hemolysin family protein produces MAEILPELLWIAVLVLVNAFFAASEIAVIAARDARIHQLAEEGHRGARVAQRLMADPSRFLATIQVGITLAGFLASASAAVTLAQPVAAWLRTLGLAPGVATSVAVTLVTVVISYVTLVLGELAPKRLALQNPEGLALRVARPIAMLARLAAPFTALLARSTNLVVRALGGRADVQERGLTEEEIRFYVAEHQDLRSEEKQLIEGVFDFGDRIVRQVMVPRPEMHTLPRHLPLSQAVERALRAGFEHYPVTGEGPDDIVGQVSTHDLLRAMVEGDGPDTVEGLLQPVRFVPETKPALDLLKEMKRDRFRLAVVVDEYGGVAGLVTLDDLLDEIVGEMAGGLPGSRQVTASEWVLEGDTSIEDANERLDLDIPASPHYETVAGFLLYNLGRLPEPGEGFEHRGWYLSVERREGLRIAAVRVRKLAGPLPASGGPAAASGTGGAGEAAPVPGSGEGAGTGSGGAGDGGPGAGGRSGWQTTGPAAPGPADH; encoded by the coding sequence TTGGCGGAGATCCTGCCGGAACTGTTGTGGATCGCCGTCCTGGTGCTGGTCAACGCGTTCTTTGCCGCCAGCGAGATCGCGGTGATCGCCGCCCGGGATGCGCGCATCCACCAGCTGGCGGAGGAGGGGCACCGGGGCGCCCGGGTCGCCCAGCGCCTGATGGCCGACCCCAGCCGGTTCCTGGCCACCATCCAGGTCGGCATCACCCTGGCCGGGTTCCTGGCCAGCGCCTCGGCGGCCGTCACCCTGGCCCAGCCTGTGGCCGCCTGGCTGCGGACCCTGGGACTGGCGCCGGGGGTCGCCACTTCCGTGGCGGTCACCCTGGTCACCGTGGTGATCTCCTACGTCACCCTGGTGCTGGGCGAGCTGGCGCCCAAGCGGCTGGCGTTGCAGAACCCGGAGGGCCTGGCCCTGAGGGTGGCCCGGCCCATCGCCATGCTTGCCCGGCTGGCGGCGCCCTTCACGGCGCTGCTGGCCCGTTCGACGAACCTGGTGGTGCGGGCCCTGGGGGGCCGTGCCGACGTGCAGGAGCGGGGGCTGACGGAGGAGGAGATCCGCTTCTACGTGGCCGAGCACCAGGACCTGCGGTCGGAGGAGAAGCAGCTGATCGAAGGCGTGTTCGACTTCGGCGACCGCATCGTCCGCCAGGTTATGGTGCCCCGGCCCGAGATGCACACGCTGCCGCGGCACCTGCCCCTTTCCCAGGCGGTGGAACGGGCCCTGAGGGCGGGGTTCGAGCATTACCCGGTGACGGGGGAAGGCCCCGACGACATCGTCGGTCAGGTGAGCACCCACGACCTCCTGCGGGCCATGGTGGAAGGGGATGGCCCTGACACCGTGGAAGGCTTGCTGCAACCGGTCCGCTTCGTCCCGGAGACCAAACCGGCCCTGGATCTGCTCAAGGAAATGAAGCGGGACCGGTTTCGGCTGGCCGTGGTGGTCGACGAGTACGGCGGGGTGGCGGGACTCGTCACCCTGGACGACCTGCTGGACGAGATCGTGGGCGAGATGGCCGGCGGGTTGCCGGGCAGCCGGCAGGTGACGGCCAGCGAATGGGTGCTGGAAGGGGACACGTCCATCGAAGACGCCAATGAGCGCCTGGATCTGGACATCCCGGCCAGCCCCCACTACGAGACGGTGGCCGGGTTCCTCCTGTACAACCTGGGCCGGCTGCCCGAACCCGGGGAGGGATTCGAGCACCGGGGCTGGTACCTGTCGGTGGAACGCCGCGAAGGCCTGCGCATCGCCGCCGTGCGGGTGCGGAAGCTGGCGGGGCCCTTGCCGGCCTCCGGGGGGCCCGCGGCCGCGTCCGGAACGGGAGGTGCTGGAGAGGCCGCTCCGGTCCCAGGGAGCGGCGAGGGGGCCGGGACGGGATCCGGGGGTGCCGGTGATGGGGGGCCAGGCGCCGGCGGGCGGTCCGGCTGGCAGACCACGGGGCCGGCCGCACCGGGCCCGGCGGACCATTGA
- a CDS encoding NUDIX hydrolase: MDRLATFQYPSHPRPSCHAVVSDGRRVVLVRRGGEPFRGWWGLPGGAVELGETVEEALRREVREETGLEVEVQGLLTYKDAVNRDEAQRIRFHYVILFFAARPVGGTLQAADDAAEAAWVPWEEVDRFRLVPGTRQVLAAWRAAQEAGFAR, encoded by the coding sequence GTGGACCGCTTGGCGACCTTCCAGTATCCCAGCCACCCCAGGCCCTCGTGCCACGCGGTGGTCAGCGACGGCCGGCGGGTCGTCCTGGTCCGGCGGGGCGGCGAGCCCTTCCGCGGGTGGTGGGGGCTGCCCGGCGGTGCGGTGGAGCTGGGCGAGACGGTGGAAGAGGCCCTTCGCCGGGAGGTGCGGGAGGAGACGGGGCTCGAGGTCGAGGTGCAGGGACTGCTGACCTACAAGGATGCGGTCAACCGCGACGAGGCCCAGCGCATCCGCTTCCATTACGTCATCCTGTTCTTCGCAGCGCGTCCCGTCGGCGGCACCCTCCAGGCGGCCGACGACGCCGCGGAGGCGGCCTGGGTGCCGTGGGAGGAGGTCGACCGCTTCCGGCTGGTCCCAGGCACCCGCCAGGTGCTGGCGGCGTGGCGGGCCGCCCAGGAGGCGGGGTTCGCCCGGTAG
- a CDS encoding inositol monophosphatase family protein, which produces MLDAESLRNAVVDVALRGGEMLRHHFGAARGVRAKTSRYDLVTEADEAIEAELARYIQRQFPGHAVVGEEDISRRVLSGQAGSREGAVAQAAGEREWEWLIDPIDGTTNFIHGLPIVATSVAVMYRNEVLAGAVFNPMQDELYVAVRRHGAALNGRPLRVSAEDELAQSLLATGFQYDAVEGKRVNLDLFRAVLAEARNVRAIGSAALSLCYVGAGRLSGFWELRLGPWDLAAGTLVVREAGGRVTRLDGGAFDVWQPSVVATNGRIHDALVTLLKEAGRGL; this is translated from the coding sequence ATGCTGGATGCGGAGTCGTTGCGCAACGCGGTGGTCGACGTGGCCCTGCGGGGTGGGGAGATGTTGCGGCACCACTTCGGCGCCGCCCGGGGCGTGCGGGCGAAGACCTCCCGGTATGACCTGGTCACCGAGGCCGATGAGGCCATCGAGGCCGAGCTGGCCCGCTACATCCAGCGCCAGTTCCCGGGGCACGCGGTGGTGGGCGAGGAGGACATCTCCCGCCGTGTGCTCTCGGGGCAGGCGGGCTCGCGGGAAGGGGCCGTGGCCCAGGCCGCGGGGGAGCGGGAGTGGGAATGGCTGATCGACCCCATCGACGGGACCACCAACTTCATCCACGGCCTTCCCATCGTGGCCACCTCGGTGGCGGTGATGTACCGCAATGAGGTGCTGGCCGGGGCCGTGTTCAACCCCATGCAGGACGAGCTCTACGTGGCCGTGCGCCGGCATGGCGCCGCCCTCAACGGCAGGCCGTTGCGGGTGTCGGCGGAGGACGAGCTGGCCCAAAGCCTCCTGGCGACAGGCTTCCAGTACGACGCCGTGGAGGGCAAGCGGGTGAACCTGGATCTGTTCCGGGCCGTGCTGGCCGAGGCGCGGAACGTGCGGGCCATCGGTTCGGCGGCCCTGTCGCTGTGCTACGTGGGGGCCGGCCGGCTGTCGGGCTTCTGGGAGCTCCGCCTGGGGCCGTGGGACCTGGCGGCGGGGACCCTGGTGGTCCGGGAGGCGGGAGGTCGCGTGACCCGCCTCGACGGCGGCGCCTTCGACGTGTGGCAGCCCTCGGTGGTGGCCACCAACGGGCGGATTCACGACGCCCTGGTGACCCTTCTCAAGGAAGCCGGCCGCGGGCTGTGA
- a CDS encoding tripartite tricarboxylate transporter permease: MTSFEWLVRGLDLALDPQTLLWGLVGCLLGTLVGVLPGIGPTSAIAMLLPLTVVLPPGPALVMMAAIYYGAMYGGSTTAIVVNIPGEASSVPTALDGFQLARQGRAGPALGMAALASFVAGTLSLVGLTFFAPALAEVALAFGPPEYFTLTVLAGALVASLSGGHGLKGVAAALLGLLVAMVGLDPVTGAARWTFGWLPLMAGFPFVAVIIGLFAVSEVLLAAEERVTHLYGTRIRGLLPTRQDLRAATPAMLRSSVIGFLLGLLPGCSPSVTTFVAYDAERRLSRHPERFGKGAIEGVAAAEAANNATSTGGFVPLFSLGLPSGPVPAVLLGGLMMYGLDPGPGLFQEHPDLVWTIIASMYVGNVILLVLNLPLIGLWVRVARIPFALLGPAILVLSALGAYSLRYSLFDVGGAMVFGLVGYGLRKLDFPMAPLVLANVLEPMLEESFRQSLTMAGGSAAIFFTRPLAATFLVLAAAVLALGILRRPAAPAGRAQAVGQDAVAG, encoded by the coding sequence TTGACATCCTTCGAATGGCTGGTCCGCGGGCTCGATCTGGCCCTGGACCCCCAGACCCTGCTCTGGGGGCTGGTGGGTTGCCTTTTGGGGACCCTGGTCGGGGTCCTGCCGGGGATCGGTCCGACTTCGGCCATCGCCATGCTGCTGCCGCTGACGGTGGTGCTGCCGCCGGGGCCCGCCCTGGTGATGATGGCGGCCATCTACTACGGCGCCATGTACGGCGGGTCGACCACGGCCATCGTGGTCAACATCCCCGGGGAGGCCTCATCGGTGCCCACGGCCCTGGACGGGTTCCAGCTGGCCCGGCAGGGCCGGGCGGGCCCGGCCCTGGGCATGGCGGCCCTGGCGTCCTTCGTGGCGGGCACCCTGAGCCTGGTGGGGCTGACCTTCTTCGCCCCGGCGCTGGCGGAGGTGGCGCTGGCCTTCGGGCCGCCCGAGTACTTCACCCTCACCGTGCTGGCGGGCGCGCTGGTGGCCAGCCTCTCGGGCGGGCACGGGCTGAAGGGCGTCGCGGCGGCCTTGCTCGGGCTGCTGGTGGCCATGGTGGGCCTGGATCCGGTGACGGGAGCGGCCCGCTGGACCTTCGGCTGGCTGCCCCTCATGGCCGGCTTCCCCTTCGTGGCGGTGATCATCGGGCTCTTCGCCGTCAGCGAGGTCCTGCTGGCGGCGGAAGAGCGGGTGACCCACCTGTACGGGACGCGGATCCGGGGCCTTTTGCCCACCCGGCAGGACCTCCGGGCGGCGACCCCGGCCATGCTCAGGTCCAGCGTGATCGGCTTTTTGCTCGGGCTTTTGCCGGGATGCAGCCCCTCGGTCACCACCTTCGTGGCCTATGATGCCGAGCGGCGGCTGAGCCGGCACCCTGAGCGGTTCGGGAAGGGCGCCATCGAGGGGGTAGCGGCGGCCGAGGCGGCCAACAACGCCACCTCCACGGGCGGGTTCGTCCCCCTGTTCTCGCTGGGGTTGCCGTCCGGGCCCGTGCCGGCGGTTCTGCTCGGCGGGCTCATGATGTACGGCCTGGATCCCGGGCCGGGGCTCTTCCAGGAGCACCCCGACCTGGTCTGGACCATCATCGCCAGCATGTACGTGGGCAACGTCATCCTGCTGGTGCTGAACCTGCCCCTCATCGGCCTGTGGGTGCGGGTGGCCCGGATCCCCTTCGCGCTGCTGGGGCCGGCCATCCTGGTGCTCTCGGCGCTGGGGGCCTACAGCCTGCGGTACTCGCTCTTCGACGTGGGGGGCGCCATGGTCTTCGGCCTGGTGGGCTACGGGCTCCGCAAGCTGGATTTCCCCATGGCGCCCCTGGTGCTGGCCAACGTGCTGGAGCCCATGCTGGAGGAGTCCTTCCGCCAGTCCCTGACCATGGCGGGCGGCTCGGCGGCCATCTTCTTCACCCGGCCGCTGGCGGCGACCTTCCTGGTGCTGGCCGCGGCGGTGCTGGCCCTGGGCATCCTGCGCCGGCCGGCGGCGCCGGCCGGCCGGGCGCAAGCAGTAGGGCAGGATGCGGTGGCCGGCTAG
- a CDS encoding tripartite tricarboxylate transporter TctB family protein, giving the protein MKRDGAAGIVLALLGLVALAGAPSREPVAGVMGPGVLPSLVALGLVLTGLGLVLVTAVQGRARSRAGGARGPAQAAAMPATVTGTPAGSRAAAGPCPGAPQSAAAGVRVGATAGAPAAAAAGDRAGVAARVAAGGLEAAGEGSSTVAAASPAPASPKAASPAPALPAAASPAAAVREGRVRLLVTLGALGAYTAALPVLGFPVASAVLVSGLTWYLGERRPLAALLWGVLLAVALWAGFVRGLGVPLPMGVLGR; this is encoded by the coding sequence ATGAAGCGGGATGGGGCGGCGGGGATCGTCCTGGCCCTGCTGGGGCTGGTGGCTCTGGCCGGCGCACCTTCCCGGGAACCGGTGGCCGGTGTGATGGGGCCCGGTGTGCTGCCGTCCCTGGTGGCTCTGGGGCTGGTGCTTACCGGCCTGGGGCTGGTGCTGGTCACCGCGGTTCAAGGCCGGGCCCGTTCCCGGGCGGGAGGGGCTCGCGGCCCCGCCCAGGCGGCAGCGATGCCGGCGACCGTCACCGGTACTCCGGCCGGCTCCAGGGCCGCGGCGGGCCCCTGCCCCGGGGCACCGCAGTCTGCGGCGGCCGGGGTGAGGGTGGGTGCTACGGCCGGGGCGCCGGCGGCTGCGGCGGCCGGCGATAGGGCGGGTGTCGCAGCCCGGGTGGCGGCGGGCGGCCTGGAAGCAGCGGGAGAGGGTTCGTCCACCGTGGCGGCGGCTTCGCCCGCACCGGCTTCCCCGAAAGCGGCTTCGCCTGCACCGGCTTTGCCTGCGGCGGCTTCGCCCGCGGCGGCTGTCCGGGAGGGGAGGGTGCGGCTGCTGGTGACCCTCGGGGCCCTGGGCGCCTACACCGCGGCGCTGCCGGTGCTGGGCTTCCCCGTGGCCAGTGCGGTGCTGGTTTCTGGACTCACGTGGTATCTGGGCGAGCGGCGGCCGCTGGCGGCCCTCCTCTGGGGTGTGCTGCTGGCCGTGGCCCTGTGGGCCGGGTTCGTCCGGGGGTTGGGGGTGCCCCTGCCCATGGGGGTGCTGGGCCGTTGA